In Planctomycetia bacterium, the following are encoded in one genomic region:
- a CDS encoding epimerase, with amino-acid sequence MKALVTGATGFVGPRLLRLLDGPIVLSRNPERARQSIGHLASRIVRWDPQAGPPPAEAFEGVDAVLHLAGESVAEGRWTAAQKARIRDSRVIGTRHLVQGIAAVARKPAVLVSASAVGYYGDRGDEELVESAAPADDFLGRVCVEWEREALAAEAAGVRVVTARTGIVLGAGGGALGKMLTPFRLGLGGPLGSGRQWMPWIHVADLARLYVHAAEQAGIRGPMNSTAPNPVRNSEFTRALGRQLHRPAFMPAPYIGLRVLFGEFAQVLFASQRVIPRVALESGFVFQYPEIAAALREILAPA; translated from the coding sequence ATGAAGGCACTTGTGACCGGGGCGACCGGATTCGTCGGCCCGCGACTGCTCCGGCTCCTCGACGGCCCGATCGTGCTGTCGCGGAACCCCGAGCGGGCGCGGCAGAGCATCGGGCACCTCGCCTCCCGGATCGTCCGCTGGGATCCGCAGGCCGGCCCGCCGCCGGCCGAGGCGTTCGAGGGCGTCGATGCGGTGCTCCATCTGGCCGGCGAGTCGGTCGCGGAAGGCCGCTGGACCGCCGCCCAGAAGGCGCGGATTCGCGACAGCCGCGTCATCGGCACCCGGCACCTCGTCCAGGGAATCGCCGCTGTGGCTCGCAAGCCGGCGGTGCTCGTCAGCGCCTCGGCCGTCGGCTATTACGGTGATCGCGGCGACGAGGAACTCGTCGAGTCCGCCGCGCCGGCCGACGACTTCCTCGGCCGGGTGTGCGTGGAATGGGAGCGTGAGGCACTCGCCGCCGAGGCGGCCGGTGTCCGCGTGGTCACGGCGCGGACGGGCATCGTGCTCGGCGCCGGCGGCGGGGCGCTTGGCAAGATGCTGACGCCGTTTCGGCTCGGCCTCGGCGGTCCGCTCGGCAGCGGCCGGCAGTGGATGCCCTGGATCCATGTCGCCGACCTCGCCCGGCTCTACGTGCACGCCGCGGAGCAGGCCGGGATTCGCGGGCCGATGAACTCCACCGCCCCGAACCCGGTGCGGAACTCCGAATTCACGCGGGCCCTCGGCCGGCAGCTGCATCGTCCGGCCTTCATGCCGGCTCCCTACATCGGCCTGCGGGTCCTGTTCGGCGAGTTCGCGCAGGTGCTGTTTGCGTCACAGCGGGTGATCCCCCGCGTGGCGCTGGAGAGCGGTTTCGTCTTCCAGTATCCCGAGATCGCGGCAGCGTTGCGCGAGATCCTCGCCCCGGCCTGA